A genomic segment from Desulfuromonas thiophila encodes:
- a CDS encoding PTS sugar transporter subunit IIA has product MNLSVKDAAALLTVSEKTIYRWIKQDLIPVYKLNESYRFNKSELLEWALSRRMGVPVSAYEEPESRTLPLPSLVEALENGGVFYRIEGNSRNAVLKNMVRELRLPPETDRDYLEKALIARENLASTGLGQGIAVPHPRNPLPLHLNEPSLSLSFLEQPVDYQALDGQPVSVLFTLLSPTARMHLHLLSRLCFVLRDGGFQAALQQVATRENLFAALQQAEASLARTAP; this is encoded by the coding sequence ATGAACCTATCTGTAAAGGACGCGGCCGCCCTGCTGACCGTGTCGGAAAAAACGATTTACCGCTGGATCAAGCAGGATCTCATCCCGGTGTACAAGCTCAACGAAAGTTATCGTTTCAATAAGTCGGAACTGCTCGAATGGGCCCTGTCACGTCGCATGGGCGTGCCAGTGAGCGCCTACGAGGAGCCCGAGAGTCGCACCCTGCCGCTGCCGTCGCTGGTGGAGGCGCTGGAGAATGGCGGGGTGTTTTACCGGATTGAGGGAAACAGTCGTAACGCGGTGCTGAAGAACATGGTGCGCGAACTGCGCCTGCCGCCGGAAACCGACCGCGACTATCTGGAAAAGGCGTTGATCGCGCGGGAAAACCTGGCCTCTACCGGCCTGGGTCAGGGCATCGCCGTGCCCCACCCACGCAATCCGCTGCCGCTGCACCTGAACGAGCCGTCGCTGTCGCTGAGTTTTCTGGAACAGCCGGTGGACTACCAGGCTCTCGATGGTCAGCCGGTCAGTGTGTTGTTCACGCTGCTATCGCCTACGGCGCGCATGCACCTGCATTTGCTGTCGCGGCTGTGTTTCGTGCTGCGTGATGGCGGGTTTCAGGCCGCGCTGCAGCAGGTGGCGACGCGTGAAAATCTGTTTGCTGCCTTGCAGCAGGCTGAAGCCAGTCTGGCCCGGACGGCGCCCTGA